From a single Rhinolophus ferrumequinum isolate MPI-CBG mRhiFer1 chromosome 15, mRhiFer1_v1.p, whole genome shotgun sequence genomic region:
- the BLVRB gene encoding flavin reductase (NADPH) isoform X1, with the protein MAVKKIAIFGATGRTGLTTLAQAVQAGYEVTVLVRDSSRLPSEGPQPAHVIVGDVRQAADVNKTIAGQDAVIVLLGTGNDLSPTTVMSEGARNIVAAMKAHGVDKVVACTSAFLLWDPAKVPPRLQDVTDDHIRMHKVLQESGLKYVAVMPPHIAGDQPLTGAYSVTLDGRGPSRVISKHDLGHFMLRCLTTDEYDGHNTYPSHQYD; encoded by the exons ATGGCCGTCAAGAAGATTGCCATCTTCGGCGCCACCGGCAGGACTGGGCTCACCACGCTGGCGCAGGCGGTGCAAGCAG GTTATGAGGTGACAGTGCTGGTGCGGGACTCCTCCAGGCTGCCCTCAGAGGGGCCCCAGCCGGCCCACGTGATAGTGGGTGACGTTCGGCAGGCGGCCGATGTGAACAAGACCATAGCTGGGCAGGACGCTGTCATCGTGCTGCTGGGCACCGGCAATGACCTCA GTCCTACCACAGTGATGTCCGAGGGCGCCCGGAACATTGTGGCGGCCATGAAGGCCCATGGTGTGGACAAGGTCGTGGCCTGCACCTCGG CCTTCCTGCTATGGGACCCAGCCAAGGTGCCCCCACGACTACAGGATGTGACTGATGACCACATTCGGATGCACAAGGTACTACAGGAGTCGGGCCTGAAGTATGTGGCCGTGATGCCGCCCCACATAG CAGGAGACCAGCCACTGACTGGAGCCTACTCAGTGACCCTGGATGGACGAGGGCCCTCAAGGGTCATCTCCAAACATGATCTGGGCCACTTCATGCTGCGCTGCCTCACCACTGATGAGTATGATGGGCACAATACCTACCCTTCCCACCAGTACGACTAG
- the BLVRB gene encoding flavin reductase (NADPH) isoform X2: MAVKKIAIFGATGRTGLTTLAQAVQAGYEVTVLVRDSSRLPSEGPQPAHVIVGDVRQAADVNKTIAGQDAVIVLLGTGNDLSPTTVMSEGARNIVAAMKAHGVDKVVACTSAFLLWDPAKVPPRLQDVTDDHIRMHKVLQESGLKYVAVMPPHIGDQPLTGAYSVTLDGRGPSRVISKHDLGHFMLRCLTTDEYDGHNTYPSHQYD, translated from the exons ATGGCCGTCAAGAAGATTGCCATCTTCGGCGCCACCGGCAGGACTGGGCTCACCACGCTGGCGCAGGCGGTGCAAGCAG GTTATGAGGTGACAGTGCTGGTGCGGGACTCCTCCAGGCTGCCCTCAGAGGGGCCCCAGCCGGCCCACGTGATAGTGGGTGACGTTCGGCAGGCGGCCGATGTGAACAAGACCATAGCTGGGCAGGACGCTGTCATCGTGCTGCTGGGCACCGGCAATGACCTCA GTCCTACCACAGTGATGTCCGAGGGCGCCCGGAACATTGTGGCGGCCATGAAGGCCCATGGTGTGGACAAGGTCGTGGCCTGCACCTCGG CCTTCCTGCTATGGGACCCAGCCAAGGTGCCCCCACGACTACAGGATGTGACTGATGACCACATTCGGATGCACAAGGTACTACAGGAGTCGGGCCTGAAGTATGTGGCCGTGATGCCGCCCCACATAG GAGACCAGCCACTGACTGGAGCCTACTCAGTGACCCTGGATGGACGAGGGCCCTCAAGGGTCATCTCCAAACATGATCTGGGCCACTTCATGCTGCGCTGCCTCACCACTGATGAGTATGATGGGCACAATACCTACCCTTCCCACCAGTACGACTAG